From one Montipora capricornis isolate CH-2021 chromosome 10, ASM3666992v2, whole genome shotgun sequence genomic stretch:
- the LOC138020873 gene encoding zinc finger protein 862-like yields the protein MATGGGGAKRNRTLLDFNFIKKKKISEDQEENEQDDEQEMEVVSTDVTTQSSTQINSSSNQTTASTSQELECSSIHQLSGSASSGPALLSEDSTALQSSAPQLPEDETNRIIENLFSSAQIDKMHHFHKCRNTGCNGISKEEMDRVKMTKKKDRFQHEWLFKRETCFCPQTAIWWLVYVENEGMYCLLCRKHKSKSAQNRSETFSSDPSTRFKWSTVKEHMTCAKHQTTVKNELLNRVSHFQKQVDEKESSKVVVLQEAFHAVYWLAKESIANKKITSLLELMELLGLEELKYFAHRSRGSLREIFLTIGNTVRDHICGKLQEQSFYGLLVDDMADVSNEEQMLAFVQYFDMDLARLECKFLFTANVLEESASADATTLHGVITEQLQALKIPLKNLRGLATDGASVMTGKTRGLAALLKKDVISLVAVHCVCHRLALACTDTNEELAMIKAVETEVTQLWKIFDNSPKKLAAYLNVQEEMKQLTLGAKANKRIGKRLKKACKTRWLSFDNAIAAVCSDLPSILQTLRHLKADPSCYGLLKKLMKVKKIGTIYILREVLPVLSDLSRVFQQGTINFAHIKPSITVCKEKLVALVDSKSPIKKLQDDLAEGGTLAVTEIKFSSKDIEYLENLLKNYVNGLVKNITKRFKDATPVLTAMQVFDKTAIPPKESDDFMEYGQEHIDVLASHLLPR from the exons atggcGACCGGAGGCGGCGGAGCGAAACGAAATAGGACTTTgcttgatttcaattttattaaaaagaagaaGATCAGCGAAGATCAAGAGGAGAATGAGCAAGACGACGAGCAAG aGATGGAAGTTGTAAGCACCGATGTAACCACACAGAGCAGTACCCAGATAAATAGCAGCTCAAATCAAACAACTGCATCTACTAGTCAGGAATTGGAATGCAGCTCTATTCATCAATTAAGCGGTTCAGCTTCAAGTGGCCCAGCTCTTCTCAGTGAGGATAGCACAGCATTGCAATCTAGCGCTCCACAACTACCAGAAGATGAGACAAACAGAATcattgaaaatttgttttcatcagCACAAATTGATAAAATGCATCACTTCCATAAATGTCGAAACACCGGCTGCAATGGTATTTCAAAAGAAGAGATGGATCGAGTCAAGATGACCAAAAAGAAAGATCGTTTTCAGCACGAGTGGTTGTTCAAGAGGGAGACATGCTTTTGTCCCCAAACTGCTATCTGGTGGCTCGTTTATGTGGAGAACGAGGGAATGTATTGCCTACTCTGCCGTAAACATAAAAGCAAGTCTGCCCAGAACAGAAGTGAAACATTTTCAAGTGATCCATCCACAAGATTCAAGTGGAGTACAGTCAAGGAACATATGACCTGTGCAAAACATCAGACAACAGTGAAGAATGAGCTGTTAAATCGAGTGTCTCACTTCCAAAAGCAAGTGGATGAAAAGGAGAGTTCTAAGGTTGTAGTGCTACAGGAAGCTTTCCATGCAGTGTACTGGCTGGCGAAGGAGTCCATTGCCAACAAGAAGATCACGTCCCTCCTTGAGCTGATGGAGCTCTTGGGTCTTGAAGAGCTGAAGTATTTCGCACATCGATCTCGTGGATCACTCAGGGAGATATTTCTTACGATTGGAAATACAGTGCGTGATCATATCTGTGGTAAGCTTCAAGAGCAGTCCTTTTATGGCCTGTTGGTGGATGACATGGCAGATGTCAGCAATGAAGAGCAGATGCTGGCTTTTGTTCAGTACTTTGATATGGACCTAGCCAGACTAGAGTGCAAGTTCTTATTTACAGCCAATGTTCTGGAAGAATCTGCAAGTGCTGATGCAACAACATTACATGGTGTTATCACTGAACAGCTTCAAGCTTTGAAGATTCCCTTAAAGAACCTAAGGGGCCTTGCAACTGATGGGGCAAGTGTAATGACTGGTAAAACCAGAGGCCTAGCAGCATTACTGAAGAAGGATGTCATCAGCTTGGTGGCAGTTCATTGTGTATGCCACAGGTTAGCTCTGGCCTGCACTGACACCAACGAGGAACTAGCAATGATAAAGGCGGTGGAGACAGAGGTCACACAGCTGTGGAAAATCTTCGACAACTCTCCAAAGAAGCTTGCAGCATACCTAAACGTACAAGAAGAGATGAAACAACTTACTCTTGGGGCCAAGGCAAACAAGAGAATTGGCAAGCGGTTAAAGAAGGCCTGCAAAACACGGTGGCTATCTTTTGACAATGCCATAGCAGCAGTATGTTCAGACCTTCCTTCCATCCTCCAAACCCTCCGCCACTTGAAGGCAGACCCGTCTTGCTATGGTCTACTGAAGAAGCTCatgaaagtaaagaaaataGGCACCATTTACATTCTTCGTGAAGTTCTTCCAGTACTAAGTGACCTTAGTAGAGTGTTCCAGCAGGGTACGATCAACTTTGCCCACATCAAACCATCAATCACCGTTTGCAAGGAGAAACTTGTCGCACTTGTTGACAGTAAATCTCCAATAAAGAAGCTGCAAGATGATTTAGCTGAAGGAGGAACCTTGgctgttactgaaatcaagtTCTCAAGCAAAGACATCGAGTATCTGGAGAATCTCTTAAAGAACTATGTCAATGGGCTGGTCAAGAATATCACCAAAAGATTCAAAGATGCGACTCCAGTTCTCACAGCAATGCAAGTGTTTGATAAAACAGCCATACCACCTAAAGAGAGTGATGATTTCATGGAGTATGGCCAAGAGCACATCGATGTTCTGGCTTCTCACCTACTTCCCAGGTGA